Proteins from one Natrinema salinisoli genomic window:
- a CDS encoding DUF7563 family protein encodes MVSVTVAPWPSVDHSTCQHCGAHVTDRFRRVFGDDEDRAHRCGDCDTYARLSRGSAAGIDVAVPDPETSEGRHGGEVDA; translated from the coding sequence GTGGTCAGCGTGACGGTCGCTCCCTGGCCGTCGGTTGACCACTCGACGTGCCAGCACTGCGGGGCCCACGTCACGGACCGGTTCCGTCGTGTCTTCGGCGACGACGAGGACCGGGCTCACCGCTGTGGTGACTGCGATACGTACGCGCGACTGAGCCGCGGTTCCGCTGCTGGTATCGACGTGGCGGTCCCTGATCCGGAAACCTCCGAGGGTCGCCACGGGGGTGAGGTCGATGCGTAG
- a CDS encoding DUF7289 family protein, giving the protein MISGRGSESFLLSERGQSALIGVILLIGMAATVSVGVLLVAGDVMNGAEQQSQNQRVEQGFVELGHEMSTVSVSDDSSRTVSFEAGDSGAVTKTKAGWIHIEGGDVDINRSIGAVEYVGDDGTIVAYQSGGVWRETGNKTRMLSAPNIDYDSEDETLWFPITTLSGSQSLDSGDVSIEHNKTDPIGNVSFVENDSVTITIQSDYYRGWERYFREEASGASVQNVYHENRTVHVLLGYAELDGAFDEGATVGSDQNEHFRDKQDQIGDDYRTGTPLPEMDSVIDEMITDAKAGDVDRNLSENPPTGTLDDGKYFIEEIDDGEDYEFDLSDGNATLIVEDDVNIDGSITVVERDDDHVLRIYSGGNKLDLDGRICVDTGGGCEQRAEIIQFYGPSTMGVDIGPNSKGTFEGILYVASSEEKSDEWWESSNNGGGSCRDRHQIHMQAGQTDFNGSMVAYSVCSQSGAIEFDYDDDLSTAEIDPYPEDYSLPPQITYLNVAVHELDVKNG; this is encoded by the coding sequence ATGATTTCGGGACGAGGGAGTGAATCGTTTTTATTATCGGAGCGGGGGCAATCAGCACTGATCGGGGTCATCCTGCTGATCGGCATGGCTGCAACGGTCAGCGTCGGGGTTCTTCTCGTCGCCGGCGACGTCATGAACGGCGCCGAACAACAATCGCAAAACCAGCGAGTCGAACAGGGATTCGTCGAGCTCGGTCACGAGATGTCGACCGTGTCGGTCAGCGACGACTCTTCGAGGACGGTTTCGTTCGAGGCAGGTGATTCAGGGGCAGTAACGAAGACGAAAGCGGGCTGGATCCACATCGAGGGTGGAGACGTCGATATCAATCGATCGATCGGTGCCGTCGAGTACGTGGGTGACGACGGAACGATCGTCGCCTATCAGTCGGGTGGCGTCTGGCGAGAAACGGGGAACAAGACGCGGATGCTCTCCGCGCCGAACATCGATTACGATTCGGAGGACGAAACGCTGTGGTTCCCAATTACGACCCTCAGCGGAAGTCAATCACTGGATTCCGGAGACGTCTCGATCGAGCACAACAAGACGGATCCGATTGGAAACGTGAGTTTCGTTGAAAACGATTCCGTCACCATCACGATTCAAAGCGATTACTACCGAGGGTGGGAGCGATACTTCCGAGAAGAGGCCAGTGGCGCGTCCGTTCAGAACGTTTATCACGAGAATCGGACTGTGCACGTGTTACTCGGATACGCGGAGCTCGATGGGGCATTCGATGAGGGCGCGACCGTTGGATCGGACCAGAACGAGCACTTCCGTGATAAACAAGATCAGATCGGCGATGATTACAGGACGGGGACTCCGCTGCCAGAAATGGATTCAGTCATTGACGAAATGATTACCGATGCAAAGGCCGGGGATGTCGACAGAAACCTTTCCGAAAACCCACCTACTGGCACGCTAGATGATGGCAAATATTTTATCGAGGAAATTGATGACGGCGAAGACTACGAATTCGATTTATCAGATGGCAATGCGACGCTGATCGTTGAGGATGACGTGAATATTGATGGGTCGATCACCGTTGTTGAGAGAGACGATGATCACGTGTTGCGGATCTATTCGGGAGGCAATAAGCTTGATTTAGACGGCCGAATATGCGTTGATACTGGTGGCGGGTGTGAACAGAGAGCCGAAATCATCCAGTTTTACGGTCCCTCGACGATGGGTGTCGATATAGGGCCGAATAGTAAAGGAACCTTCGAAGGAATACTCTACGTGGCGTCATCCGAAGAAAAGTCGGACGAGTGGTGGGAAAGCTCCAATAATGGTGGTGGATCTTGCAGAGATAGACACCAAATCCATATGCAAGCGGGCCAGACTGATTTCAATGGGTCGATGGTTGCATACTCGGTTTGCTCCCAATCAGGGGCTATCGAATTCGATTACGATGATGATCTTTCAACTGCCGAAATCGATCCATACCCTGAGGATTACTCACTACCGCCGCAAATCACGTATCTGAACGTCGCCGTACACGAACTAGACGTTAAAAACGGATAA
- a CDS encoding RNA-guided pseudouridylation complex pseudouridine synthase subunit Cbf5, protein MTLRGPPTERSPAELLTFGVVNLDKPPGPSSHQVSGWLRDAVVETLAERGVESTIDRAAHAGTLDPKVTGCLPVMLGDATRLAQVFLEGGKEYVAVLECHGPVPADAASVVAEFEGPIYQKPPRKSAVSRRLRVRELYDLEVLEAEERRLLLRIRCESGTYVRKLCHDLGLALGTGGHMGHLRRTATDPFDDRTLHSAQDFLDALGFWIEDDDPEPLYDVVDPAERILEEIPTVVIAENAAREVAEGAPVYAPGVLEVDDDIEQGALVACYTPNGAAVCLGELAGDAETDAGVVVDLERVLV, encoded by the coding sequence ATGACCCTTCGTGGCCCCCCAACCGAGCGGTCGCCCGCCGAGTTACTCACCTTCGGCGTCGTCAATCTCGACAAGCCGCCCGGCCCCTCTTCGCACCAGGTCAGCGGCTGGCTTCGGGACGCCGTCGTCGAGACGCTCGCCGAGCGCGGCGTCGAGTCGACGATCGATCGCGCCGCTCACGCCGGGACGCTCGATCCGAAAGTGACCGGCTGTCTCCCGGTCATGCTCGGCGATGCGACCCGGCTCGCACAGGTCTTTCTCGAAGGCGGCAAGGAATACGTCGCCGTCCTCGAGTGCCACGGACCGGTTCCCGCCGACGCGGCGTCCGTCGTCGCCGAGTTCGAGGGGCCGATCTACCAGAAACCGCCGCGCAAAAGCGCGGTCTCCCGTCGCCTCCGCGTGCGGGAACTCTACGATCTCGAGGTCCTCGAGGCCGAGGAGCGACGACTCCTCCTGCGGATTCGCTGTGAGAGCGGCACCTACGTTCGGAAACTGTGCCACGACCTGGGACTGGCGCTCGGCACCGGCGGCCACATGGGTCACCTGCGTCGCACCGCGACGGATCCGTTCGACGATCGCACCCTTCACAGCGCTCAAGACTTCCTCGACGCGCTGGGGTTCTGGATCGAAGACGACGATCCAGAGCCGCTGTACGACGTCGTCGACCCCGCCGAACGGATTCTCGAGGAGATCCCGACCGTCGTCATCGCGGAGAACGCGGCCCGCGAAGTGGCCGAGGGTGCACCCGTTTACGCACCGGGCGTCCTCGAGGTTGACGACGACATCGAGCAGGGAGCACTGGTCGCCTGTTACACGCCGAATGGCGCGGCCGTCTGTCTCGGGGAACTGGCCGGTGACGCGGAGACCGATGCGGGTGTCGTGGTCGACCTCGAGCGGGTACTCGTCTGA
- the coxB gene encoding cytochrome c oxidase subunit II encodes MQGTRVDVFEQIFLVFLGLGTLVGIVVIAYVLYNAYKYRDTGEPADDEDLPSVGELPTGGKGGKKLFLSFGISAVIVISLVIWTYGMLLYVEDPADGNDEQQDALNVDVIGENFAWFYEYENGIESTATLRVPAGERVWIQATGGDVWHAFGIPEQRVKADAIPGEYDETWFETDASEAGEQQEIQCFELCGEYHTSMVGTLQIMDPDEFDTWMDEQLTMSFTMQDQNESRVTEGYELTLEHQENDSVEDRTYTADDFENGTIEINDIEQAGVYNVTIEPTDGQFEPIEEQIDMTGPVDETYTLEMNAAESDTNASETNDGGGN; translated from the coding sequence ATGCAGGGAACACGTGTCGACGTGTTCGAGCAGATCTTCCTGGTCTTCCTCGGACTGGGTACGCTCGTCGGTATCGTCGTGATCGCGTACGTCTTGTACAACGCGTACAAGTACCGTGATACCGGCGAGCCAGCGGATGACGAAGATCTGCCATCCGTCGGGGAGTTACCGACAGGCGGAAAGGGCGGAAAGAAACTGTTCCTCTCGTTCGGCATCAGCGCCGTCATCGTCATTTCGCTGGTGATCTGGACGTACGGGATGCTCCTGTACGTCGAAGACCCAGCCGACGGCAACGACGAGCAACAGGACGCACTCAACGTCGACGTGATCGGCGAGAACTTCGCCTGGTTCTACGAGTACGAGAACGGAATCGAATCGACGGCGACCCTCCGTGTCCCCGCCGGCGAGCGGGTCTGGATACAGGCGACGGGGGGCGACGTCTGGCACGCGTTCGGCATACCCGAACAACGGGTGAAAGCCGACGCGATTCCGGGCGAGTACGACGAAACGTGGTTCGAGACTGACGCGTCCGAAGCCGGCGAACAACAGGAGATCCAGTGCTTCGAACTCTGTGGCGAGTACCACACCTCGATGGTCGGTACCCTTCAGATCATGGATCCCGACGAGTTCGACACGTGGATGGACGAGCAGCTGACGATGTCGTTCACGATGCAGGACCAAAACGAGTCCCGCGTCACTGAGGGCTACGAACTGACCCTCGAGCATCAGGAGAACGACAGCGTCGAGGACCGGACCTACACGGCCGACGACTTCGAGAACGGCACGATCGAAATCAACGACATCGAGCAAGCCGGCGTCTACAACGTCACGATCGAGCCGACCGACGGCCAGTTCGAGCCGATCGAGGAGCAGATCGATATGACCGGTCCGGTCGACGAAACCTACACGCTCGAAATGAATGCAGCGGAAAGCGATACTAATGCAAGCGAAACCAACGACGGAGGTGGGAACTGA
- a CDS encoding adenylate kinase — protein sequence MAQPRILILGAPGAGKGTQSAKITEEFDVDHITTGDALRNNKEMDISDMDTEYDTPGEYMDRGELVPDDVVNAIVDEALSQADGFVLDGYPRNLEQAEELEDMTELDVVLYLDVSEEELVHRLTGRRMDPETGDIYHVEYNPPEDPEVEDRLVQRDDDTEETVKERLSVFQENTQPVIEHYEAQGDLERVDGEQAPDEVWADVKSTIEQIA from the coding sequence ATGGCACAGCCACGAATCCTGATCCTGGGTGCTCCCGGGGCGGGCAAGGGGACCCAAAGTGCAAAGATCACGGAGGAGTTCGACGTCGATCACATCACGACCGGCGACGCGCTCCGAAACAACAAGGAAATGGACATCTCCGACATGGACACGGAGTACGACACCCCGGGTGAGTACATGGACCGGGGCGAACTCGTTCCCGACGACGTCGTCAACGCTATCGTCGACGAAGCGCTCTCACAGGCGGACGGCTTCGTTCTCGACGGCTACCCTCGGAACCTGGAGCAGGCCGAGGAGCTCGAGGACATGACCGAACTCGACGTCGTGTTGTACCTCGACGTCAGCGAGGAGGAGCTCGTTCACCGACTCACGGGCCGGCGCATGGATCCCGAAACGGGCGATATCTACCACGTCGAGTACAACCCGCCGGAGGACCCCGAGGTCGAAGACCGACTCGTCCAGCGCGACGACGACACCGAAGAGACCGTCAAAGAACGACTCTCGGTCTTCCAGGAGAACACCCAACCGGTTATCGAGCACTACGAAGCGCAAGGGGATCTCGAGCGCGTTGACGGCGAGCAGGCACCCGACGAGGTCTGGGCGGACGTGAAATCGACGATCGAACAGATCGCATAG
- a CDS encoding DUF106 domain-containing protein gives MTRTAEKIDALVREDSSMADALEAIREKADRNGGEVQWADVSDELTSGQWGRLIEKGVLIDGDKGFEIADREAFDRALDGDADSTGGGASADVDVDDEDSSWSQWDKLAGVGALLLMPGYWFDSIRSVVGSTIDVVLGPLDAALPFYAVILSVALITGLYSSLLQANLMDTEVMGKYQEQMKAVQEEQKEIRQEKKEAEERGASEEEIERLEDELERAREEQMEAMADNLGMFKEQFRPMVWIMLLTIPLFLWMYWKIQTVGIDGAEATAVMPLVGTVEWNSGLVGPMPAWIVWYFLCSMGFSQLLRKSLNIDMSPSGA, from the coding sequence ATGACGCGCACAGCCGAGAAGATCGACGCCCTCGTCCGTGAGGACTCCTCGATGGCAGACGCCCTCGAGGCCATCCGCGAGAAAGCCGACAGAAACGGCGGCGAGGTCCAGTGGGCCGACGTCAGCGACGAGTTGACGAGCGGCCAGTGGGGGCGGCTAATCGAGAAAGGAGTACTAATTGACGGCGACAAAGGGTTCGAGATCGCCGATCGCGAGGCCTTCGATCGGGCCCTCGACGGTGACGCCGATAGCACCGGTGGCGGTGCCAGCGCCGACGTCGATGTCGACGACGAAGACTCGAGCTGGTCGCAGTGGGACAAGCTCGCCGGCGTCGGGGCGCTCCTGTTGATGCCCGGCTACTGGTTCGATTCGATCCGGTCCGTCGTCGGCAGTACGATCGACGTCGTTCTCGGTCCGCTCGACGCGGCGTTACCGTTCTATGCGGTGATCCTGTCTGTCGCCCTGATTACCGGCCTCTACTCGTCACTGCTTCAGGCGAACCTGATGGACACCGAGGTCATGGGGAAGTACCAGGAGCAGATGAAGGCCGTCCAGGAAGAACAAAAAGAGATCCGTCAGGAGAAGAAAGAAGCGGAGGAACGCGGCGCGAGCGAGGAGGAAATCGAACGTCTCGAGGACGAACTGGAGCGCGCCCGCGAGGAGCAGATGGAGGCCATGGCGGACAACCTCGGAATGTTCAAAGAGCAGTTCCGTCCGATGGTCTGGATCATGCTGTTAACGATCCCGCTGTTCCTCTGGATGTACTGGAAGATCCAGACCGTTGGCATCGACGGCGCGGAAGCGACTGCCGTCATGCCGCTCGTCGGTACGGTCGAATGGAATTCGGGACTAGTGGGCCCGATGCCGGCGTGGATCGTCTGGTACTTCCTGTGTTCGATGGGCTTCTCCCAGCTGCTTCGGAAGTCGCTGAACATCGACATGTCTCCCTCGGGCGCCTGA
- the cmk gene encoding (d)CMP kinase — translation MLLTVSGPPGSGKSTTAELLAEAFDLDHVSGGDIFRELADERGYTPLEFNKLAEENDEIDRDLDRRLREIAVEEDDLVLESRLAGWLAGEQADFRFWLDAPPRVRGERIAEREDKDPARATEETQAREASEAQRYEEYYGIDIRDLTIYDLSVNTARWEPDAVLDMLVTAVERYTADGDEGKAHVTGIEYDF, via the coding sequence ATGTTACTTACCGTCTCCGGCCCGCCGGGAAGCGGGAAGAGCACGACCGCCGAGTTGCTGGCCGAGGCCTTCGATCTCGACCACGTCAGCGGCGGCGACATCTTCCGGGAACTGGCCGACGAACGCGGCTATACGCCCCTCGAGTTCAACAAGCTCGCCGAGGAAAACGACGAGATCGATCGCGACCTCGATCGACGACTGCGCGAAATCGCCGTCGAGGAAGACGATCTCGTTCTCGAGTCCAGACTCGCCGGCTGGCTCGCCGGCGAACAGGCGGATTTCCGCTTCTGGCTGGACGCGCCACCACGGGTTCGCGGCGAGCGGATCGCTGAGCGCGAGGACAAAGATCCCGCGCGTGCGACCGAGGAAACCCAGGCTCGCGAGGCCAGCGAGGCCCAGCGCTACGAGGAGTACTACGGCATCGACATACGAGATCTCACTATCTACGATCTGTCGGTCAACACGGCCCGCTGGGAACCCGACGCCGTCCTCGACATGCTCGTCACTGCCGTCGAACGCTACACCGCTGACGGTGACGAAGGGAAGGCACACGTGACCGGTATCGAGTACGACTTCTGA
- a CDS encoding DNA-binding protein, giving the protein MSQVETTPHEVENRWKWPDWGRGPYDALSSVMLGPPFEGYLEITTEIDGEPWLLEVSYSKSGFAPRLSDGINAERLYEWDIVGRGRGERKASYNMGPRFPNMRHWESGEKLQLPWENQVGEVDGVDVEFHTSNIEPERGLELLPEFFAAIFDHANERVHPEYFRTEPHEASRMWAYERYVRIRREWAEKLSSAGVLQKVAHYLSDLEGVKAELHIDNQEIINHQNRLFLNPTSASELLPGHTYGRKFEIYQLKDPDAVSKDHPSYHPKVEVLVNKSMNDNEAWAWADRHEVTEQIEETLLNALHWEDIPLGPDGNGVYIADDHFDAVARDQPVELYEDPTPRLEAKSDHLLMTTLRDMGDTARDVSETVATDGGATVDGLADQLGKHPATIYRAINDLGEILELDQGDVSFRARKYQEELRALVESAEYAIESYADRMQHLMGLADHVAESSPFQEWLAKNGADLEFDEHGEPRQMRIDTILSRLKSDSFGNVATIASEALKKWSRSGNDPTKLRGVEFTWKTPGGGTETGFVGAVADR; this is encoded by the coding sequence GTGTCGCAAGTCGAGACAACGCCTCACGAGGTCGAGAATCGCTGGAAGTGGCCCGACTGGGGCCGCGGTCCGTACGACGCGCTGTCGTCGGTGATGCTCGGGCCGCCCTTCGAGGGATACCTCGAGATCACCACCGAAATCGACGGCGAGCCCTGGCTCCTCGAAGTGAGCTACAGCAAATCGGGATTCGCGCCGCGGCTGTCGGACGGAATCAACGCCGAGCGGCTCTACGAGTGGGATATCGTGGGCCGTGGGCGAGGCGAGCGAAAGGCATCGTACAACATGGGCCCGCGGTTTCCGAACATGCGCCACTGGGAGAGCGGCGAGAAGTTGCAACTTCCGTGGGAGAATCAGGTCGGCGAGGTCGACGGCGTCGACGTCGAGTTCCACACGAGTAACATCGAACCCGAGCGCGGCCTCGAGCTGCTGCCGGAGTTTTTCGCGGCGATCTTCGATCATGCCAACGAGCGCGTTCATCCCGAGTACTTTCGAACTGAACCGCACGAAGCGAGTCGGATGTGGGCGTACGAGCGGTACGTTCGGATTCGTCGCGAGTGGGCTGAAAAGCTCTCGTCAGCCGGTGTTCTGCAGAAGGTCGCGCACTACCTGTCCGACCTGGAGGGCGTGAAAGCCGAGCTCCACATCGACAATCAGGAGATCATCAATCACCAGAATCGGCTGTTTCTGAACCCCACGTCAGCCAGTGAACTACTACCGGGCCATACCTACGGACGGAAATTCGAGATCTACCAGCTGAAAGATCCGGACGCGGTCTCGAAAGATCACCCGTCGTACCATCCGAAGGTGGAGGTCCTGGTCAACAAGTCGATGAACGACAACGAGGCATGGGCGTGGGCTGATCGCCACGAAGTGACCGAGCAGATAGAGGAGACGCTGTTGAACGCACTCCACTGGGAAGACATCCCACTCGGTCCAGACGGAAATGGCGTCTACATAGCCGACGATCACTTCGATGCGGTCGCTCGAGACCAGCCGGTCGAACTCTACGAAGACCCGACACCGCGTCTCGAGGCGAAATCTGACCACCTGTTGATGACGACGCTTCGAGACATGGGTGACACTGCCCGCGACGTATCTGAGACGGTCGCGACCGACGGCGGTGCGACCGTCGACGGTCTCGCCGATCAGCTGGGGAAGCATCCCGCGACGATCTACCGGGCGATCAACGACCTCGGCGAGATCCTCGAGCTTGACCAGGGCGATGTCTCGTTCCGTGCCCGAAAGTATCAGGAGGAACTTCGTGCGCTCGTCGAGTCAGCGGAGTACGCGATCGAGAGCTACGCCGATCGGATGCAGCATCTCATGGGCTTGGCTGATCACGTTGCCGAGTCATCGCCCTTCCAGGAGTGGCTCGCGAAGAACGGTGCCGACCTCGAGTTCGACGAACACGGCGAGCCCCGGCAGATGCGGATCGATACGATCCTCTCTCGGCTGAAGTCGGACAGCTTCGGGAACGTCGCGACGATCGCCAGCGAGGCTCTCAAGAAGTGGTCCCGATCGGGGAACGATCCGACGAAACTTCGTGGCGTCGAGTTCACCTGGAAGACTCCCGGCGGTGGTACTGAAACTGGATTCGTCGGCGCTGTCGCGGACCGCTGA
- a CDS encoding DUF7692 domain-containing protein: MRIRTGDDYAYRRDAIERAADFYDCNMTKAVVSVCDDIPKLVQAVREVLERDDLTLEQRREIAETLSTRAVSFDVDTSVTVERKGDE; this comes from the coding sequence ATGCGGATCAGAACTGGCGACGACTACGCATACCGACGAGACGCTATCGAACGCGCAGCTGACTTCTATGACTGTAATATGACGAAAGCAGTGGTGAGTGTGTGCGACGACATTCCGAAGCTCGTTCAGGCTGTTCGCGAGGTCCTCGAGCGGGACGATCTCACGCTCGAGCAGCGACGGGAAATAGCTGAGACGTTGAGCACTCGAGCCGTCAGCTTTGATGTTGATACCTCGGTGACCGTCGAAAGGAAAGGCGACGAATAA